In Eriocheir sinensis breed Jianghai 21 chromosome 43, ASM2467909v1, whole genome shotgun sequence, the sequence CTCTTAGTTCATCAGCAGGTAggttggtatgctgccctgacttttgAGAAGTCCTGGGTTCAATCCTCACCACTCGGTGGTGTATTTACTCTAGAGAAAATGGTATTCCATTCATACCAAAAGAAGTTATGTATTTTTAAGCTTCCATGTTGCAATTGTGATACAGTGTGCTAACCACTAGAATACTGAGAGCAGCATATATATTATTGATAGATTGGAAAAATAACTCTTATCCGCTGCCTGGTCAGTCAGTGACCTGTGGTAACTCCTGTAGATATGAGAAACCTACATTGATTTTTACTCCTATAGATCTCATTTCTACTCTTCCTACATTCTCCTTAATTATGAATTCTAAATGCTGCTTCCAtacctcccattttctcctcgaAAGCCTCTTAGCTGTcagttcattctctttctcatggATCCCACAATACCCTCAAACTAATTGGAGAAATAATCTGTTCCTGCTACCACCAACGCTAGTTAAATTTCCCCGGCAGATAGTGTGAGAGGCAAGACATCGATACCCACCACAACCTGCTGCCATCTTGCTGCTGGAGACTTAGCTGCTGCTTCTTAAGTTGACAAGGAACCAGCCAGCATCAGTGTGGCTTTGACTGCTGACCAGCACCACAACTGCCTGCTACTGTTGTCTAAGGCTTCAGCAGAAGACTTGATCCATGCTGCTCTAAGTGAGCCAATGGCCACCTGAAAGGGCACATTTATCTTAGTAAAAAAATCTACTATCTCAATGCTATCCATTTCTTTAAAAATTAATTTCAAAATCTGACTTCTTGCACTTTTATATATTGGCTGTTTTCATGTGGCTCTACATCTACTTATTTTGATGTAAGTGAAAAATGCATCTGGCAGTATTCTTTCACACACTCATATTTGAGGGGAGCAAGCTTGTGCCCCCAGCCTCAATTACTGGTCTAAAATTAATGATAGTGGTAGATTATCCATCCCTTGGAACAGGTGGATCTTTGAACTTAATCTTACTGTACTCGCCAACTTCCTAAAACTGGAATAAAAAATGTTACCACCCATTAATGTGATTTTTTCTTGTATTCACTTATTTCAATTTTGTAAATGCctaattatatttgtataaaattcatGTTGCAATCCAAAAATAAAGGCCAGCTTCTTAAAGTGCGAACAAAATGTGAATAGTATCCAAAGCCTACAGTGTTATGGGTCTTGGTGTCCCCTACCATCCAAATCAGTTCGAGGACTATTACCTGCAGAGATTGTGgatgccaactccggctatacaaCTATGtcgcacgctacccagaagccgacccatCTCACCAAGTTGTTTCTATtggagacaaccctgagtggagaagGCCAAGGAGATGCCCACAGAATTCATGGCTTAAACAAGATGATAGATCTTGCCTTGAGGTCTTGGGATGGTAAGGGGGCCTACATGGAGGAAATGCTAGGTTTAAAGTTTTGGGGTGGGTAAGGCATTGCTCCCACCAGGCATATGCTCCTATTGATTGATTTTGTGTGTGGAATGGATTGCATTAAGTTACCATCAGTAACAGGAAAAAATTCTGCCAGGGGAGAGTTTTAGCAAAAAAGCATGGGTCGGGTTTTAGTCTAATTCTTAGGCATTAATAAGTTGTCAAATAAACAAAGTTGTATAAAAGAATAGTTACATACTCACACCCAGTGGTattcctgttgttgctgttttctgcTATTGCTGTTTGTCAAAGCCCTATGGAAAAATGTATGCTTAGTCAGACAaattgaaaataaatacattaacaagATTCAGCATCTCCTTTGTCCCTGCCAGGTCAATAAATCAGTTTAAAGTCAGCTAGCCAGTGAATTACCCAATCAGTCATCAGTTTGTCAGCAAGTCATTCTGTCAACTCTTCAGTTAAAGTTTAGTCAGCAGAGTCAATCTGAAATTGGTCAGTTAGTCACTCATTTTGTGCCACTAATTCAGTTATTTCGCCAGTTACTCCGTCAGTCATTTTTGGTCATACAAGTCAGTGCAGGCCAGTCAATCAGATGTTCTCTCTAACTTTAGTCAGCCCAAACACCAGTGTACCCCTTAGTGTACAACAGAGGAAATGGGTAAATAAGGAGAATCATTCAGCCTTTGAAAACAGGATCTGCACCTCGTTATTATAGTAGAGTGCGAGTTTAGACCGCTGTTTAACACTATATATCCTACAAATAGGGGCAAAATTATACCACAACAATCATATACACAGGCACAAATTACGGTAGTCAGGTACTGATCATGGGAGAATACAATCTGCTCTTCCATGTAATAGTTAAGGGACAAAGTGTGTCTTCCTCAACTATAACATGAAGCCACAAATTACTTAAGTCATCATAACCAAGGGAAATATGAGGCAGCGAGGTACGTATTTTTTTTACGTTAAAGGAAACTGCTCAGgggcaaataaacaaaaaaaaagccctctaatcaCTGCTCTTACTAAAGCCAACAAGAGCGGCCAGAGAAGAGGTCACCTTCGAATGGGTATGACAGGTAAACCAGCTTGTTCGCCCGTACAGGTGCAGTTACGCTCTGCCGCTCAAATTGCCGCTCAAATAGTTAACATATCGCCGCCTTTGTGACTTAGAACTATTCATAACCTAATTGACCCCAACCTTAACAACCAATCGCTGTTTAAGTAGTAACTCGTCGCCGTAACATTGAAATTGAAACTCCTATGGATCAAAATTTCGAGCTATTTTATGTCACTCATACTAATTCACTCAAGGCCAGGTAGGGGattaaaaagaatggaaaaagggaaggaatgcaagcgggaagaaaggaattaagggaaagtaaagaaaaagaatgggcTGCAGGTGCTAATTCTATTCAGCTTGTCAGTTAATAAATTTGGCCAGTGGAGTAAATTGGTCTTTGGGCAGTTAAGTCGTTCACTCGTTTAATGTCAAGTCATTCAGTTTGTCACTCTTTACATTGTTTCAGTTAGTTGTGAGGGAAGAATTGGTAGGAGATCGATTAacgagaatggaaaagggaaggaaggcaagcaggggaaggaaagaaaaagtgagatgcAGGCAATAACAAAACAGCCGTCGAGGTAAAAGAAAGGataacaaaatgcacacacacacacacacacacacacacacacacacacacacacacacacacattacaacacGCAAAGGAAGCATCCATGTGTCCTGTATAACTACCTATTGGCTTGTTATTTCCTCTACTGACAAATAAGTGCAAGATTAAATAAAGCAACAAGACCAACGGCTCCCCTTAAACATTGactcacacacatactcacatctCGCCTATAGACAGAAGACTCCCACCTCCTGCACCAGCCACGCCGCCGTCTACGCCAGCAGCAGGAGTAGCCGTGCCCACCACCGCCACTCGGAGGCCTCACACCAAACGATCTTCAGAACCTCGACGGAAAAACACTCAGGAGTCAGGACCACTTTGCCATGAAGCCTCGAgtcagggaggaggtggagggcgaaAGCAGTGCTGAGgtgcttattattattttttttttacagcaaaggagacagcacaaggacacaaaaaaattaaacaataaaaaaaattaaaaaaagcccgctactcgctgctcctgtaaagaatccgaagaggtggccgaaagaggggtcaattacgtgagaagttGTTGGTATTAATATTTAAATTGGGGGTCAGGGGTGAGAGATAAGATTAATTATCCTCTAATAAACAAGAGTATGGGACAaaacctttcccaacgtcctccagcTCTCTTTGTTTAATGTTAGTGTCCCGCATGGAGAGTATTACGATATATATGATGTCGCTTTGGTGTACTCACTCCAAATCCGGCAATGTTCGAGTTAATTTCAGCTTTCCACTCACTTTATCTTATACCTCACCTCTGAAAAATTCTAGGTTGCCACTCTGTTCTTTTGGATGTCCGATTGTTATCAGTTAAACGCATGAGCTGTTCAAGTAAGTCCATTTCTCATTCGTAGCCGTCCTCAGAATATATTTTCCTCGTGTCATACCCAGTGCCTCTCTTATTTCGTGATGCGCGCTTCGAAGCTTCGTCTAGGGCCTtgagggtcgtattatgagacatttcgtcgcccaagaacacatatttgacaaggatttcgtaagagttgtgggcatttccaggagtagttttatgaccctggtggtagtttgacccttcttctgtaccatgaacttgaagaaacactcattagaatccgactgaccccctctttgacctttagaaatagctgatgtgagaagcgaaactgtcttataataccgacctaagttTCTGAATCGTGTGTTGAATGACAGGATATAATGACCGTATAGCCTACCATTAATTCTCTTGAGGGACAGTAACGATCTCCTATCCAAGAGAGATGTTACCGTTACTATGGTTTATATAAGGCGCTACGTCTTATTCCGATTATCTTTAATTTTCACGGGCTGGGTTTGTATGCGAATTGTTTCTTTTATGTGGATTTCTGTACTCTCTCAAGTGCTTTGTTCCCAGTCATTGTTGCACTACCAATTGATTATCAAacattcttaattttcttcataatattcagcttcagattctctctctctctctctctctctctctctctcagggggcttcgtggtgcagtggttagcacactcgcctcacaatcgagagagcccgggttcgattcccgggcggagtggaaaaatttgggcggcttttccgataccctacgcccctgtccacccagcagtgaatgggtaccaggtattaatcggggattgtgtcccgtctcctgggatctgttcccttctcctataataggcgcacctaacaataccatagccgatccaggattcaggacgtttcctaagttaaagaaggtaacgttatacttgtatttcgtaaagaatccttataaccaaaaactaactaaaattatgagtattctttttcttgaacacaacattcaataaacaacagaacaataatatgaaaatacgtatagccaccgttgccagattgtcgtactcagagcataatatttaacggtttttgacgcctaactattgccaagaaacatcaggatcttactcttttaacgataactataaattagtttcgtttttggagcccaaaagacagttttggggcaggaagtcgggaaatataatcggctgagtatgacaatctggcaataatctgtggccgaggcagcagcagcctgccatattgcgggtgtcagatacctaaaatagcatacttttactgcgcaaagcaggtgacgtcacttattgtgacttcgtgagctttcatatttatctatttgtgtatatttcatggtggcaaaacttaaattactagtttcatttttactattgacacgaatttgtgactgtttatcacaatagaatttcactctaataagtgaatcagactccacagaaatgttaccagtgtgtgtatgaatgaatacaaagataagcacatactttgctttaactcaaggatgtctcgtggatcattaataaataaaaacaaaatatccggctaagctactctttagccattacctttattggcgcccaaaaaacagtccctccgccaagtttgtaccccacatttggtaatgttaggtgcgcctattccttccccttctgtctctctccggcatatgaccacagatgttgcgccgactaaacgaaactttccaactctctctctctctctctctctctctctctctctctctctctctctctctctcttccacaattATTTTCAGGTTCATCTACGCATCTTACTTAATGTCATTGttatctctctcacaaacacgcacgcacacacgcagggCCTCGTGATGAGCAGAGTCGTGCCGGAGCTTCATTTGACGGTGATAGAATTTTTGAGTTCAGGGAACAACGCGCGAGGTGGCGTTGAGTGGTTCCATGTCAGCCGCATACGTCCGTGTGGTGCTGGTAATTACTCGCCTCTCAACCTTTATCAGAGACGGCTCTGGAAAATTCCGTGGCAAAAGTCATAGTTTTTTCCAATGAAaactaataaacacacacacacacacgcacacacatatttatatatatatatatatatatatatatatatatatatatatatatatatatatatatatatatatatatatatatatatatatatatatatatatatatatatatatatatatatatatatatatatatatatatatatatatatatatatatatatatatatatatatatatatatatatatatatatatatatatatatatatatatatatatatatatatatatatatatatatatatatatatatatatatatatatatatatatatatatatatatataaaatcaaccTGTATCACTCGGGATAAAACGTGACGTACAAAGCAGGTGAGCGAGAAGCGAGGAGCAATGAGGAAGCAGTTATCTAAGATATCAAAAATTCCACTGAAAGCTTGTAATGACTGTTCATCGTGGGCGGCGGCGCCGGCCACACGCCACTCCCTCAACACCTTTTAGGCTTTTGCTTGACGCAACACTTGCACTCCGCTGCCCGCGGTGAAGGTTGTGGCTGCTCTGGTTCTTCCCGATCCTGGAAGGTGAGCGCCGATTCCACCGACTTTACCTTTACGCAGCTCTCTTGGCACCTGGCACGCCATTGCCAATACATCACACGCTTCCCGTGATATGGTTAAGCTCAAGGGCTGCCAGCCCATCAGACAGGTTCGAGCCTTGCCTAAAAGCAGAAAGTTTCCACttacaaggagcggttactgcaCCCCCCAAAGTAGAGCAGGTGGagggtggtgtgtgaggtcccatTTCCACCCATATATTTACTAACGAGCTCCAAAGCTCACTCCGAGACAGTAGTGGCTGGCGGTCACGAGTCCAGCATGCTATGACACCATGAACGAATTAAATGTATGTTTTGTCTGCAGTTTAGGGTTGGGGGTGACAGcctgccaccaccactataactcaCTCCTCTACTCACTTTTCCTGACCCTCAACCAATGTTTGAAATTAGTATCATGGTGTATACCCCAAAAATCTTTCCAAAATTATTCGTGTTGAAATGAGTGTTATCGCCCGCCACAGCTTTGTGATGTTcaagcaccaccatcaccgcccctTGCCTGGACTCATGCATACTGCTGCTCCATGGCAAGGCAGACGTATTACAGCCACAGTTCTCTACTTAAAAAAATTATCTTACAAGGCTGATTATATGTATTTCTCCTTAAACCCGGTGTAAACTATTGACAGACCATTCTTCAGcgagtcatcaccatcaccgtctgCAGCCTTTCCTCTCCCGTGCGGAATGGCGGCAGTCACACGTCTCCGTTGCCCCGTGGTGCCGTCCAGTGGTTCGCGGCCCCTGAGCGCCACTCCACTTCGAGTCTCTCCTCTCATCTTAGTGAcgctggcgatggtggtgatggcgtcgCTGCCCTGCTCCCTGGCCACCCTCCTGCCTCGAGGTGAGCTGCATGGTCCCTGCTTGAGCCAGCCATGGTCTTGTATCATGCGTCTCCCAGTTCAGAATGTAATACGCAATGAGTGTTGTTACTACTGATAATACgcataatttcttttcttttttttttttggggggggcctcCAATAGATGAATCTATGGCGAAGGAAGTGAGTGCAGCTGTTTTGGATGTCATGGAGGCAGTGGAGGGCAGTGTGGGCGTGGCCGTGGGCGCCGCGGAGCACACCGTTATCACACTGACGGATCCTGCCGCGCCGGACCTCCTCGCCACCGCCACACACCTCACCCGACAGGTAGGCCAACGCCCGGGCAGGGAAACTAAAAAATTTCTGCTATGTAGCCTTTAGACATCAAACAATAGTCACTTTCATTCTTCACAATATGTTTGAAGTGGCTCGCATTCCCCTTACTAGTGAAGGCTGGAACTGTGCGATTGCTGGTCGGACGGTGGGAGGCAACGCTTGCCTACATTGGTAAGTTACTTCAGCTGATGACCTCAGAACATCATAAAAAACGGAaaccattgttttttttctccatagAGCAGGGCCAGGAAGGCGGGCCGAACCCACGTGGTGCTGCCGCTACCGAACGCCACAACTCGCAATATATCGCAGGCGAACTCCTCGACGGTGCTCACTCTGGCACGCCGGGTAAGCCTCCCACAGCCATGTAAGCAACTTCACCTTGATAACAATATACAGATGCCCATCCATAGCACAGTAGTCGGCACAGCGGCACTCTGAGGTGCCGCTTGTCGGGTAGTCTAGTCGCTTCAGCAGGCTGCTTTGTTGAGTTATTACGATATCTTGTACTGCAGAGCCTGGCACGATTGATGACCCTGAACCACGAGCCAGGCAGATACTAACTTATTTGTAAATTGCAAATCGTCTCGACAGATGAGGCTATTGTCGCGCGCCGtcacagtggtggtggcggcagagAGCGGTGCCTTCCTGTCAGGCTTTGCTCAGTGGGCCCTGGATCACCGCCTGCTGGTGTGGGGCACAAGGCTCCTCGTGGTGACCAGCCTGTCCCTCTCAGACCTGCTGCTCCTCATGCGGACTCACTGGACCTTTTCGATGATGAACATGCTGCTCATGAACGTCGAACACACTTCAACATCACTTAGGTATAGCTATGGGGCCGCATCATGCCACTCTACAAGATCATTTTGCATACGCTTTTCATGGAAGATCTTGTTGTTGCAAATTGGTGTGCGtacaaataagagaaataaaacaaatacgtCATACTTGCAGCTGTGGTCTGTACACCCACCTGCCCTACACGCCCCGCGGCCCGCTCGTGGTTCGCCTGGCCTCGTGGACGCCCGCCCGACGCCTCGTGCCAACCCACGCCGCCCCGCTCTTCCCCGACAAGTTTACCAAGTGGGTGCCTTCCCGGAGCTACCCCAACCACCCCACCAACGCTCCCGGCAACATTGTTCATAAATTGTCTTGGTGCAGCTAAGTTAAATAGCGTGAATATACATAATTTGCGTTTCTGAGATTTTGAACACGAATTAAACGTTATATTTACCACAGTggtctagtattttttttttctagtgctTACAGAAAGCAATTACTAACTCAACGAATTTACTCAAAGTAGCTATAATGTTTTTTACAACTCGAGGTATTTTGAATTCACATCTCAGGTAATTTCGAAAAAATAGAATAACTCCGGATCTCAAGAGGTCACTTTATTTCAGTTTCTACGGCGCCCAGGTGAACATCACTGCCCTGCCCTTCCCGCCCTACTGGGACGAGCGGGAGTCAGCGGCGGGACGCTACCACGGCACCGACTACCTCATGATCAATGCCATCGGCCTGGCGCTCAACTTTACCGTGACGGTCCTCCCCTCGGCCACCTGGAGTGACGTAAGGCCGCCACCTTGAAGGCGTACTCATGATGGGAGGGTCTGAGAAGTCACACGCGTCCAGTAAACTTGTGTATTACAGGTGACGGACCGAGTGAAGGAGAGAGTGTCCTTCGTGGCCACGGTGATCTACGCCGTGTTCCCGCAGCGCCTGGAGCACTACGACTACAGTTACATGTTCGAGTACGCCTTCCACGCCTTCTGCATGGCCCGCCCGGAGCTGAAGCCACGCTGGCAGAGCCTCTACTACCCCCTGCACGACTACGTCTGGGCGCTCGTTCTGGCTGTGCTTCTGCTTATGCCTTTCCCCTTTATCCTTGTATGTCAAAAATCAATAAACATGATAttatagatagatatggatagatagaaacacacacaccactgaatTTACCTCAGATCTCCAGGGCGGGCACCGATGAGGGCCGGAGCAGCACCACGCCCACCGCGACGGGTCAGCTGATACTGACTGTCGCGGGGTCGCTGTTAGGACAAGAATTAGCCAGCAAGTTTAGCCCAGGAGTGTCTGGCCGTCTGCTGGCGGGTGCCTGGCTACTGTTCGCCTTCGTGCTAGCATCTGCCTACCGCGGTAACCTGACGGCCTCCCTCACGGCCCCGAAGTACCCGCCGCGCGTGGAGACCCTCGAGCAGCTTGTTGACTCCGAGGCCCTGTAAGCACACGACCCACACACCGTGATGATTGCCTCGCAGCGGGATGATATAGAAGTACCTTGTCAATTATAAAGTATATATGTAcaaatttgtatatctatttctttattaGAAAACCTTGCACTTAATGATGTTGTTGGCAGCCGAGGATCATAATTTGTCTCTGGAAAACCTCTGTCTAGTCTCAACTCATCACTCTCTGCGGCCCTCTCCGTGCAGGGTGACGATGCCGCCCTACGGAGCTCAGTTTAGGGATTTCTTCAAGGAATCAGAATCGTCGGACTTCAAGACGCTGGGCGAGAGAGTAAAGATCGTGCCGACAGCAACAGAGGGTCTGCTGCAGGCGACGAGTTACAGGTTAAACATCTCTAACTGTTGTAATGATcagcaaaagaagaaaatcacCGAATAATGATATTTTGCTGTCGTGCCGCTGTTGCCCGTACACATtaattttgtttccttccttgttGGCAAAATTTAAGGTTGAAGTGACGCAACATCACAATGGACTTGCAATGTTCTTTTCAGGATCACTCTGGCGCCAAGCGCGTCGTCGGGTCCTTAGTCTCAGGGGAGAGCTCAGTTCATAGATGCAGGACAGGATGACAGCCATGAACCTTTGTTACACTTCTGATGATATTTGactcgaggggggagggggatattttttcgacatt encodes:
- the LOC127010388 gene encoding uncharacterized protein LOC127010388, which encodes MAAVTRLRCPVVPSSGSRPLSATPLRVSPLILVTLAMVVMASLPCSLATLLPRDESMAKEVSAAVLDVMEAVEGSVGVAVGAAEHTVITLTDPAAPDLLATATHLTRQSRARKAGRTHVVLPLPNATTRNISQANSSTVLTLARRMRLLSRAVTVVVAAESGAFLSGFAQWALDHRLLVWGTRLLVVTSLSLSDLLLLMRTHWTFSMMNMLLMNVEHTSTSLSCGLYTHLPYTPRGPLVVRLASWTPARRLVPTHAAPLFPDKFTNFYGAQVNITALPFPPYWDERESAAGRYHGTDYLMINAIGLALNFTVTVLPSATWSDVTDRVKERVSFVATVIYAVFPQRLEHYDYSYMFEYAFHAFCMARPELKPRWQSLYYPLHDYVWALVLAVLLLMPFPFILISRAGTDEGRSSTTPTATGQLILTVAGSLLGQELASKFSPGVSGRLLAGAWLLFAFVLASAYRGNLTASLTAPKYPPRVETLEQLVDSEALVTMPPYGAQFRDFFKESESSDFKTLGERVKIVPTATEGLLQATSYRQAHMEARRYLELEIARRFTRPDGSSSLYVARESVFPGLSAWPVPHDAPYKPALDRVIMAIKEGGLYEKWSRDVLSEARQESLQEQPKDQSRYEAAEAPSGGDVRALTLTHMQGPLLLLLLGLAAATLAFLLESMGKHCY